The Paroedura picta isolate Pp20150507F chromosome 6, Ppicta_v3.0, whole genome shotgun sequence genome segment gcaagagtcttctccagcaccagagttcaaaagcctcatttcTTTGACGCGATGCAGTGAGGCAGTGATGCAgtgaggcagtgtgatgcagcagtaaaaaaggcaaatgccattttgggctgtatcaacaggggcatcacatcaaaatcacaagatgtcatagtcccattgtatacggcactggtcagaccacacctggagtactgtgtgcagttctggaggcctcactacaagaaggatgtagataaaattgaaagaataCAGAgtagagcaacaaggatgatctggggcaaagggaccaagccctatgaagataggttgagggacttgggaatgttcagcctggagaaaaggaggttgagaggggacatgatagccctctttaagtatttgaaaggttgtcacttggaggagggcaggatgctgttcccattggctgcagaagaaaggacgcgCAGTCTGAACAGAGCACAGCAGAGCTGTATTTTCAGGTTTTGTGTAACATGTACCAAAGCAGAAAATACTTATGATGCCCTAACCAGATAATATGGTGATTAAGCATATTGGGAAGGTTGTGGATAGTGCCTACTACTGGTCTACACAGTTGCGTATCCCCACAGGCAATACTAAATAGAGTTAAATTAACTTCAGAAGAAGTGTTTTATATCAGCATAATGCAGACATTTTGATACTTACATTAAATCATTTTACAATGCATAATTTCTGTTTTACTAGAAGCCAAAGCCCAGGTTATTAGCATGAAAGGAACTCTTGGTGAATGTCAGCTATTAAATTTGGAGAACATTGGTAAACCACCAGTCAGCATTCATGAAGTGGTTTGGAAGAAAGGCACAGTCTTAATGGGAAAGATGAAAGGTCAGAATGCAACAGTTTGTGAAAGATACAGAGATCGATGTTACATTTTGAAGAATGGCAGTTTGAGATTGTGCCCCACACTGACAAGAGATGATGGTCAGTACACTGCAGATGTATTTACTGAGCACGGAGAGCAGCTCTACAACCAAACATTTCAACTAGAGCTCATTGGTAAGCATTAGATGGGCCTTCTGTATTTCTCAAGGAGGGTGTGTGTTCCTGTAAAATAAATTATTCCCATGAGATAAATTGCAAGTGTTTCTAGGATTACCTCTTTTAATCCCCTCAGATTTGCTACTCCAGATTTTAttatgtggttttatttatttatttgatttgtaagCCACCCAtctctgcaggcaggcaggcatggggcatctaacaacaaataaaaacaagtaaataCATGCTTAAAATTATCCGCATAGGACAAGTAAAGTGCTTTGACTAGTTTGCTGTCAGGCTTACCCAATTTCTGTTTTCCTGTGGTGCATAAGACCTTCGAAGTTGACACAAGTACCCTGAACCGTACCCAGAACTCAGCCAGTAGCCAATGTCACTGCTGGAGGTCAGGTCAAATGTGAGCCTTCCCAGATCTCCTCGTAAGGACTTGAgcaaccatgttctgcactaGTGAGGAGGCTAGAGTCcgttgtattttttgtacaatgggtTTTTCTGCTAGTTTACAATAATGTGCGGACTGATGATTACTCAACCATTGTTTAAACTCCTTGGGAGACTATTGAACACAATAAACAAAGGCCATAATGGAGCCAAAATGAGATAATAGCAATGCTTTTACAaagcaatgtattttttaaagtttcgGCTAGTCAACTGTTATCCTTAGACCCAGTGGGAATGGTTGAttgaaaagggaaaagaagaaacaaTAACCAACTTGTGTCAGAAAGAGGGTAAAGATGGCAAGTACTATAATTAAAACTATACATACATAGATCCTCCAGAATGAAGGGTCTTACATACATTCTACTTTCTGCTTATATGTAGACTATCCACTAAATCACACAACTGAAATAAGGTTTATTCTCACCTTGAGAAACTATTAAAAATGTTGATTCTCAGCTTGCATGGGATATGTAGTTGGGCATCTATTGTTACAATGATATATTGATATGATATTcttgtgttgattttttaaaaaactgcaaaaACCCAAGGGTGATACTAGCCATGTTTGGGGGACTGGGAAAGGCAATCTGCTGTGACACTACCATGTGGAAGCCCATTGCTGTTGTACTTTATCAacagttgtaaaggtaaaggtatctcctgtgcaagcaccgagtcatgtctgacccttggggtgacgccctctagcgttttcatggcagactcaatacggggtggtttgcctgtgccttccccagtcattaccatttaccctccagcaagctgggtacgcatgttagcgacctcggaaggatggaacgctgagtcaaccttgaacgggctgctgggatcgaactcccagtctcatggtcagagcttcagacagcatgttggctgccttaccatcctgcgccacaagaggctcttgtatcaGCAGTTGTACCACTCCACATTTACACCATTTTCCTTGTTGCAGCTGGCCCATAGATGCCATGTTCCTGCTTGTTGCTGGAAGACATTCTTTTAATTGGTAGTTTCTAAATCACTACATTGCAATTATTTTATGATGATTTATTGCCACAATCTATTAGCATGTCACAGCATTTTCTAAaactatgtctatatctatatctttagaaatcttaaaaaaaggaaagaatttaGAGGCACTGGTAGAGTATAGCAATAGATTATTCTAATTTTATGGTGCTATAGCAATGTAACAATTgccaatttaaaagaaaaagcctTAAAGAAATCATCAGGGAACAGTGATCATAGGCAAATGAGGCAAGGAAAATGATGGTTAACTTCCATGAGGATGCCCTGTCATTGCAGCAATGAGAGCTACAGGAAGAATTGTTGCCACATGGAAGTAACCGTAGTTCTGAATCTCATGCAAGCTGTATTGTTAATATACTGTTTCTTTTATCTGGTTAATTGATGAAAACATTAGGAGCAAATAGTTAATTGTCTGAAATAATTTAATCAGTTGACAGTCTTATATTACATTAATATTTTATACAATGTGGTACATCATTCAGGAAACACACCGACCTCTTTGAAAACTGTTGCTAATAATTTAAGATGGCTAATTATTTTAACCATTGCATCCTAATTTTAGAATCAGAGAAAACAACAAATTATCCCCATTTACTCTTTTTCATCTTCACTGGAGTTTGTGTTGTAACGTTTCTTCTTATATTTGGCTCTTCCACATACTATTTTGGAAAATGGAAAAATATGGCAggtaatattttgtttttcagttaTTATAATGGGGAAAGTTGACTTAATTTGTAATTCATTTTAAAGCTTATCAcagctttaaaaacatttcaagggTAGGTATTTTTTGGGGGTGGTTGGTATTAATCTCATGGAAGAATTCCACATGTAACCTGGTCTTGTGGATCATTTGACATTTTGAGACTACAAGCCAACATCACACATGTCGGACTAGTTTAGTTTTTAGAGAATTCCAACACAGCTGATATCTTGATCCTAACTTGCACAGCCTCTTTCACAGGACCAGGGTCCATGTCAACAAAGGTACCACAAGTGGGAACTGAAAGAAAAGAGGCACAATGGGAGGAGGGAGTCTGTAGGAGGAGAGCCTCGTATTTCTAGCAGTCAGCATAACTTCTAGGCTGTCATTCACTCCCAAGCCTGGGCAGAAGTCGTTGCATGTTGCTCCAGTTGTCAGGATGTCCTGGCAGACAGTTTGCAATCAGAATTCTAGGTTCACACAGAACAACACTAGACACCCCTGACCATTATGTTGCATCTGGGTTTAGAAACTGTGGCATATTGCTGGTAGCATCAAAGAATTTCTtgcgattcctagagctattctatgggaaaacccagaagtaacaTACCAGCATAGCCAACATCActttccctcccacctccacTCAGAGTAGTAGAGGACAACTACCCTACGTTACTtttgggttttccccagaagatGATGTAGCAGTGCAGCTCATGTCCTACTCCCCACAATACCTGGCAGCCCTGGATGCTTAAATTACTAATACTATGCCTCTATTTTCAGTATTTACTGCTGTTGCCTATTATTTATCCCTTATCATGAACATTTTGTCTTATTCTATTTTCTCTCACTCTTCATCTTATTTTCCTTTTTCATCCATGAaatcctttctctcttttccacattaaaaatgtattggaaTGGTCCATTTTGCTGTTCTACTTAGGTCTTCGCTTCCAGTTCTGCCCTGCAGGTTGTACGGTAATTATAATTAGCACTCACATGGCCATTGCTCCGGTTCTGACAGGTTTCGCCCACAGTCAGCAGAAACCGTCAAACAGAAAAGCAGCTGCAAAGAATGTTTCTAACAAAAGAGAAACACTGGTTATTTTTAATACTAGTCCCTTTTAATAGTAGTCCCTGCTGTAATGATGTGACTTCTGCTCAGATGCAACAAattttttgcagctgcaaaaTGAATAAGCATGCAACCCCTTCCCCTAGAATATTTTAACTTTTCCTATTCTGTACCCTCATTTACACAAGTTTTGTACTACTGTGTCCTTGGTACTGAATGGTGGAAAGAAAGGTTAGTATGGTCACCACTTCGATATCTGAGCTTGGTCTATTTTACTGGGACTAGCCTTTCCATAATACATATGGTTTTATATGCCTGGTAAAAACCATTAACAAGCAGGCCGGAACTTTTGGACCGTGCGGAGCAAACCATTGAATGACACGAGGCAATATATTTGTTTGGCAAATaaagtggccacagctttattaaaatgTGAGTGGAGGCAAACCAAGGAGCAGATCCAGGGCGGGAATGGCTCGTACCCCATTCGAAGCCAGACCCCCCGCTACACACTAACTCCGGCAGGCCAATCCTTTTTCCAACCAGGCCTGCTGGATCCCGTGGGAGGGTGATGCTGGTGGGGGCCCTACGGACATTAATCTCTCTCAGGGCACCTACCTTCACCCGCACAGTGATGcagttccccttcccctccaagggGATGCTGTTTCgcatgcacccagcctcttatggAAGCTCCCGATAACCTCTGGCACGTAGGCGCGTACTCCCCAAATCTAGGATCCGCCCTTTCcaaaaaccgccagctgtgacaagtaACCATAACACAAAACAATTGAAGAACATACTTAacacaagggagggtgggtgggaaaactGTGCAAGAGCACCGGGAGTCGAGCGCCAAAGAAGAAGGTCCGGCCAGCGGCTCCCTGTTATATAGGCCTTAGCTCCACCCTCCCCCCGCAGGTACGCTGCTCCTGCCAAAgggcgggagggggtggggcaggcCCAGCTGAGTCTGCTCCACGCGGCCCGGTCCAGCCGCTGTGTTAATGCCGGGCTGCCGGCAAACCAGCAGCCTTCCTTCTAAAAGCAATATGAGCAAAATGTCTTTACTGTACTTGATTTAAGGTAGCGTAGCATCCATGTACTTCTGCCAGGTTTGTTTTTCTTCAGGGATGATTCATGTGTTACCTTCTGCTCCTGCTAAGTGGATTTAACAGTTCAGTGAGTAGCCTATTCATGTAAGCAGCATAATTCAGGATGTGGGAAATTGTGTAATTTTGCGGATAGTTCTCTTGGAGAAGGGATTGTGGCTTTTGGAGGGACCAGTCCCCCAGGATGTTATGGATcgatgtttttttccttctttacaAATTACACTTGGACTACTCTCATGTGGGTAGACCACTTGGGTTGCAAGCCTAGCAATACTGTCCTCAGAGTAAGCTCCACTGAAGTGTGTGAGTCACTTCTGAATAGATCTACTTAGAATTGCTCCCTTTGTGCTAATTGTGCATCTCAGGACCAGAAATTAATGTAAAGACCAGCTGTGCAGAGAGACACATGACACTGACAAACTATACCAGCCAGCAGGTGGCCAAGTATGGATTGATGCCATGGTACTGGAGAAGGGGGTTTCATTCAGATTCTTTTCCCAGTTGAAAATACCTCCCCAATGTTAAGCCCTGATATGAAAAAAAAGACACAATTGCTTGGTTTTATCCACTTCTGGGCTTAAAGCTTCCCACATAAAATGTTTTTGAGTGtagaatgccaataaaggcaggGAGACTTCCCTAGCACTTGTGGAGGCTTTCAAAAGTGAGATTTCATGACTGGAGTTGCAATCACAGAACTCTGGCATCTTCGTGCTGAGgaatgaacatattgtttttCCCTATGTGTTTTACTTTTTGTGTCTGGTCAGGAACACCACTTCCCCCTTACATATTGTCTTTGGTGGATTTctcattttcatttctttctttcacattGCTTTTGTAactaacacatgcacacactttcGATTGTAATAACAGTATCTCTGTTAAgttttgttgattttgcccaaaAGAAAGATGGCCACTGAAATCTAAAAAACCCCACACATTCATCTCTGCTAACACTGGTCAACCCAAAAAGGGGCAGGATGAGAAAATACAGGAAATTAATTATTTCAATGATGCAACATTCGCTGGATGGGACAAACAACAGAACAGCAAGGATTCAGTTATGAAGAACAGCCCTGGTGTGAAACTACCTAATTTGGCTCCATTATGGCCCTTGTTTATTGTGTTCAATAGTCTCCCAAGGAGTTTAAAAacccattgtacaaaaaatacaacgggctctagcctccccacctcccaatATGGACAGGTCCACTGAGGCCTGGTGAGGTTGTGGCAGGGCTGCTCAGGGCAGCAGTGAGCTCTGGAGGGGATCACCACTTTCCTCCCCCTACCATCCAGGCAGCTCcactgaggcctggcaaggctgcagcaTGGCTGCTCAGGGCGGGCATGAGTTTTGGCGGGGGTTCCcatgctccctccccacccacccgagCAGCTCTGCTAAGGTCTGGCGAGGCCGCAGCAAGGCTGCTAGGGCTGGGGGTCACCTTACCTGACTGCCGCCTTCTCATGCATCTGGAAGGTGGAGAGGGAGGCAGTCGGGGACAGAacatcccctacctgattggtcctctggggGTTGagtgccctccctgagggctagtcagggaggtggaggcagttaGGGGTGGGGCATTCCCTGTCTGATTCATGCTCCAGGGAGAGTGACTCCCAAGGGGCCCAATCAGgcaggcaatgagtcccaacatCCCTGCCTGGCTTCATTTATGGTACAGATTTAATTTCCTCCATTTATTTATCTAATAATGACTCAAGGCAGGCTTCTGATATTATGTTAATATGTTTCATAGCTTTATGCTAGTCTATGAGCGTAATaaagttctgttctgttctgtgtttCATACCTAAGAACCTTGATTCATCTGATTAAAGACTTggctttaattttaattttattcaaaAACAGCTACAGTGGACTTGTCAATTAAGCAAAACAGTTTTCTGAGATCTTCTTAGAGTGCTTTTGGAGTAGTGGTTTTAGGAAGTCTCAAGTCCCAAAACACTAGCAAAGCCAGGTACAAGGATATAAAAtagtttatatattattttatttcatactgtattaaatatttcatattttaCCTACACATATATGTACACATACATATATCTACCATAAAATTCAG includes the following:
- the LOC143839784 gene encoding uncharacterized protein LOC143839784 — protein: MSFNFFPIFTIQSVMYMLILKEAKAQVISMKGTLGECQLLNLENIGKPPVSIHEVVWKKGTVLMGKMKGQNATVCERYRDRCYILKNGSLRLCPTLTRDDGQYTADVFTEHGEQLYNQTFQLELIESEKTTNYPHLLFFIFTGVCVVTFLLIFGSSTYYFGKWKNMAGNKHPTLQKRQATEMIEGQKYLFILQEETVAAGERHNVEYSVPIRISTFK